A genomic window from Candidatus Zixiibacteriota bacterium includes:
- a CDS encoding NAD-dependent epimerase/dehydratase family protein: MKKILITGSIGQIGSELTLEMRKKYGAENVIATDIRMPSDTKLRDSGPFEFLDCLDPHHITRVMQIYQIDTIFHLASILSAVGESKPNQAWKTNVDGLYNMLEAARQYHCALFFPSSIGAFGPSTPKDKTPQDTIQRPQTIYGISKVTGELLCDYYHNRFGLDTRGLRFPGLISYETEPGGGTTDYAVEIYFEALKHRKYTCYLEQDTYLDMMYMPDAVGAMISLMEADPANLKHRNAFNVTAMNFTPAEVAEAIKKHIPEFEIDYKVDPVRQEIADSWPNSLDDSAAREEWGWDPKFDLEAMTSDMLEKLAEKIELPESQKSR; encoded by the coding sequence ATGAAAAAAATACTGATCACCGGTTCGATCGGCCAGATAGGCTCAGAACTCACGCTTGAAATGCGGAAAAAATACGGCGCCGAAAACGTGATCGCCACCGATATTCGTATGCCATCAGACACCAAACTGCGCGACTCCGGACCGTTCGAGTTTCTGGACTGCCTCGACCCGCACCACATTACCCGGGTCATGCAGATATACCAGATCGATACGATCTTCCATCTCGCCTCGATTCTCTCCGCGGTCGGCGAAAGCAAACCCAACCAGGCCTGGAAAACCAACGTCGACGGTCTCTACAATATGCTCGAGGCAGCCCGTCAGTACCACTGCGCGCTGTTTTTCCCAAGCTCGATCGGAGCTTTTGGTCCCAGCACCCCGAAAGATAAAACCCCGCAGGATACAATCCAGCGTCCGCAGACGATCTACGGCATCTCAAAAGTAACCGGTGAATTGCTGTGCGACTATTATCACAACCGTTTTGGTCTCGATACCCGCGGGTTGCGCTTCCCGGGCTTGATCTCCTATGAAACCGAACCGGGAGGCGGCACCACTGATTACGCGGTCGAAATCTATTTCGAAGCCCTCAAACATCGGAAATATACCTGCTACCTCGAACAGGATACCTACCTCGATATGATGTATATGCCGGATGCGGTCGGGGCGATGATTTCCCTGATGGAGGCTGACCCTGCTAACCTGAAGCACCGTAACGCATTCAACGTAACTGCCATGAATTTCACGCCGGCTGAGGTGGCGGAAGCGATCAAAAAACATATCCCGGAATTCGAAATTGACTACAAAGTCGACCCGGTCCGCCAGGAAATCGCCGACTCATGGCCGAACTCTCTCGATGATTCAGCTGCCCGTGAGGAATGGGGCTGGGATCCGAAATTCGACCTGGAGGCCATGACCTCCGATATGCTCGAAAAACTTGCTGAAAAAATCGAACTCCCGGAGAGCCAGAAGTCCCGATAA